The genomic segment AACAAGCCCTTACCTTCTTCAGCACGCCAACAACCCCGTGGACTGGTACCCCTGGGACCCGGAGGCGTTCGAGAAAGCCAGGGCCGAGGACAAGCCCATCCTCCTCAGCGTGGGCTATTCCGCGTGCCACTGGTGCCACGTGATGGAGCACGAGTCGTTCGAGAACCGCGATATCGCCAAGCTGATGAACGACAACTTCGTCTCGATCAAGGTGGACCGCGAAGAGCGGCCGGACGTGGACTCCATCTATATGTCCGCAGTGCAGGCCATGACGGGCCGAGGCGGATGGCCGATGACGGTGTTCATGACGCCGGACGGCAAGCCGTTCTACGGCGGCACATACTTCCCTCCCGAAGACCGCCGCGGCATGCCCGGCTTTCCGCGCGTGCTCCAGGCGCTGGCGGAAGTCTACCGCGAGAACCGGGGTGAAATCCTCAAGACCAGTGGCCAGCTGATGCAGCACATGCGGCAAATGGATATCACGTCCAGTAGCCGGGACCCGCTCACGGACTCCATTCTCAACCAGGCCTTCAGCGGGCTGGCGAAGGACTTCGACGACAACTACGGCGGCTTCGGGTACCAGCCGAAGTTCCCGCAGCCGATGACTTACGAGTTCCTGCTCCGCCACTACGCCCGCACGGGCAGCCCCACGGCGCGCGAAATGGTCGACACGACTCTGGACCACATGGCCATGGGCGGCATCTACGACCAACTCGGCGGAGGGTTTCACCGCTACTCGGTCGATATGTACTGGCTTGTGCCCCATTTTGAGAAGATGCTTTACGACAACGCCCTTCTCGTCCGCCTCTACCTGCACGCATACCAGGTCACGGGGAAGCCCCTTTACAGAAGGGTTGTGGAAGAGACGCTGGAGTACATGCAGCGCGAGATGGTGTCGCCCGAAGGCGGCTTCTACTCCGCCCAGGACGCCGACAGCGAAGGCGAGGAGGGCCGCTTTTTCCTCTGGCGTCCGGACCAGGTGCGTGGCCTCCTTGGCGAGGAGGACGGCGATCTCGTAAACGACTACTACGGCGTCACTCCCCAGGGCAACTTCGAGGGTCGCAATATCCTCAGCGTCGCGGTCGACCCGGAAGCCTATGCACGTTCCAGAGACATGGCC from the SAR202 cluster bacterium genome contains:
- a CDS encoding thioredoxin domain-containing protein, which codes for MLNRLINETSPYLLQHANNPVDWYPWDPEAFEKARAEDKPILLSVGYSACHWCHVMEHESFENRDIAKLMNDNFVSIKVDREERPDVDSIYMSAVQAMTGRGGWPMTVFMTPDGKPFYGGTYFPPEDRRGMPGFPRVLQALAEVYRENRGEILKTSGQLMQHMRQMDITSSSRDPLTDSILNQAFSGLAKDFDDNYGGFGYQPKFPQPMTYEFLLRHYARTGSPTAREMVDTTLDHMAMGGIYDQLGGGFHRYSVDMYWLVPHFEKMLYDNALLVRLYLHAYQVTGKPLYRRVVEETLEYMQREMVSPEGGFYSAQDADSEGEEGRFFLWRPDQVRGLLGEEDGDLVNDYYGVTPQGNFEGRNILSVAVDPEAYARSRDMAPKAFQELLDGLRRRLLEERSKRIAPARDDKVLTSWNGLAITAFAEAALVLGRPEYAVVADRAATFVMDNLRQDGRLLRTFKDGQAKYKGYLEDYSFLASALLQLHEASFDRRWLDDAIGLCRQMVELFWDAGAEKFYDTGADHEALVLRPHDISDNAIPAGSSMAADVLLRLAVITGDADLREKAAAALRGVRELMSRAPSGAGHWLCALDFYLSTPKEIAIVGEPGAPDTMALLAEVHNMYLPNRVLIGSDGGPVGAVELPLLESRTMVGGKATAYVCEHYVCQLPATDPQALAAQLGGD